A window from Triticum aestivum cultivar Chinese Spring chromosome 6D, IWGSC CS RefSeq v2.1, whole genome shotgun sequence encodes these proteins:
- the LOC123143047 gene encoding sucrose:sucrose 1-fructosyltransferase: protein MSMETRDRGSMPALVPCSYAQLPLDDDEAQAGRARPGRTGPVCAAVLLTLAAVLLAVAALAGVRLASELPASGIVMSGHPTEVDAAPMSTSSRGPESGVSEKTSGASAHGGMLGADAGGNAFPWSNAMLQWQRTGFHFQPEKNWMNDPNGPVYYKGWYHLFYQYNPDGAIWGNKIAWGHAASRDLLHWRHLPVAMSPDQWYDMNGVWSGSATVLPDGRIVMLYTGSTNASVQVQCLAFPSDPSDPLLINWTKYENNPVMYPPPGVGEKDFRDPTTAWFDGSDDTWRLVIGSKDDRHAGMVMTYKTKDFIDYELVPGLLHRVPGTGMWECIDLYPVGGARGIDMTDAVEAAYTNGGDDVLHVMKESSDDDRHDYYALGRYDAAKNIWTPLDTDADVGVGLRYDWGKFYASKTFYDPAKKRRVLWGWVGETDSERADVAKGWASLQSIPRTVVLDTKTGSNLLQWPVQEVETLRTNSTDLGQVTIDHGSVFPLSLHRATQLDIQASFHIDSLDLAAANEADIGYNCSTSGGAAGRGALGPFGFLVLADARHHGGDAERTAVYFYVSRGLDGGLRTHFCHDETRSSRAYDIVKRVVGNTVPVLSGEDLSVRVLVDHSIVESFAMDGRSTVTSRVYPTEAIYANAGVYLFNNATGAQVTATSLVVHEMDSSYNQAYMASM from the exons ATGTCAATGGAGACCAGAGACCGCGGCTCGATGCCGGCGCTGGTGCCATGCTCCTACGCGCAGCTGCCGCTGGACGATGACGAGGCCCAGGCCGGGCGCGCGCGCCCAGGCCGGACCGGGCCGGTGTGCGCCGCAGTGCTCCTGACTTTGGCCGCGGTGCTCCTTGCTGTCGCCGCGCTCGCCGGGGTCAGGCTCGCCAGCGAGCTGCCCGCCTCGGGCATCGTCATGTCCGGCCACCCGACCGAGGTCGACGCTGCGCCGATGAGCACCAGCAGCCGGGGCCCTGAGTCCGGCGTCTCGGAGAAGACGTCCGGCGCCAGCGCCCACGGCGGCATGCTTGGGGCGGACGCCGGTGGCAACGCGTTCCCGTGGAGCAATGCCATGCTCCAGTGGCAGCGCACCGGCTTCCACTTCCAGCCCGAGAAGAACTGGATGAACGACCCCAACG GTCCAGTGTACTACAAGGGGTGGTACCACCTCTTCTACCAGTACAACCCAGATGGCGCCATTTGGGGCAACAAGATTGCGTGGGGTCATGCCGCCTCTCGCGACCTTCTCCATTGGCGCCACCTGCCCGTCGCAATGTCCCCCGACCAGTGGTATGACATGAACGGCGTTTGGTCGGGCTCCGCCACTGTCCTTCCCGATGGCCGCATCGTCATGCTCTACACCGGCTCCACCAACGCCTCTGTCCAGGTCCAGTGCCTTGCCTTCCCTAGTGACCCCTCTGATCCCTTACTAATCAACTGGACCAAGTATGAGAACAATCCGGTGATGTACCCGCCACCGGGCGTCGGGGAGAAGGACTTCCGGGACCCGACCACTGCGTGGTTCGACGGTTCCGATGACACATGGCGGCTCGTTATCGGCTCCAAGGATGACCGCCATGCTGGCATGGTGATGACCTACAAGACCAAGGATTTCATCGACTATGAGCTTGTCCCCGGGTTGCTTCACCGTGTACCGGGGACGGGGATGTGGGAGTGCATCGACTTATACCCGGTCGGCGGTGCAAGGGGCATCGATATGACGGACGCGGTGGAGGCCGCGTACACAAATGGGGGCGACGATGTTTTGCATGTGATGAAGGAGAGCTCGGACGATGACCGGCACGACTACTATGCGCTCGGGCGATACGATGCGGCAAAGAACATCTGGACCCCATTGGACACCGACGCCGATGTTGGCGTCGGGCTGAGGTATGACTGGGGAAAGTTCTACGCGTCCAAAACCTTCTACGATCCGGCAAAGAAGCGGCGTGTGCTCTGGGGGTGGGTCGGTGAAACCGACTCCGAGCGCGCCGACGTCGCCAAGGGATGGGCCTCCCTCCAG TCAATCCCTCGGACGGTGGTGCTGGACACCAAGACAGGAAGCAACCTTCTGCAGTGGCCGGTACAGGAGGTGGAGACGCTCCGGACCAACTCCACCGACCTCGGCCAGGTCACCATCGACCACGGCTCGGTCTTCCCGCTCAGCCTTCACCGTGCAACCCAACTCGACATTCAGGCCTCATTTCACATCGACTCGCTGGATCTCGCCGCCGCCAATGAGGCCGACATCGGCTACAATTGTAGCACTAGTGGCGGGGCGGCGGGCCGGGGCGCCCTCGGACCCTTCGGCTTCCTCGTGCTCGCCGATGCCAGGCACCATGGTGGGGACGCAGAGCGGACCGCCGTCTATTTCTATGTTTCGAGGGGCCTCGATGGAGGCCTGCGCACACACTTTTGCCATGACGAGACGCGCTCGTCTCGCGCCTATGACATTGTCAAGAGGGTCGTTGGCAACACTGTGCCGGTTCTCTCCGGTGAGGACCTGTCAGTGAGGGTGCTGGTGGACCACTCCATCGTGGAGAGCTTTGCGATGGACGGGAGGTCAACAGTGACGTCGCGGGTGTACCCGACCGAGGCGATTTATGCAAACGCCGGTGTTTACCTCTTCAACAACGCCACCGGCGCCCAGGTCACCGCAACCAGCCTCGTCGTCCACGAGATGGACTCCTCCTACAACCAGGCCTACATGGCCTCAATGTAA